A portion of the Gemmatimonas sp. UBA7669 genome contains these proteins:
- a CDS encoding four-helix bundle copper-binding protein: MASIELGTYLRGNSAKYHDCIEACVACLVACEMCSDACLDEKDIAMMRSCIRLDRDCADACTAAIRAMSRGGPLSAELCRACAEACDACAAECEKHAGMAEHCRLCAEACHKCAEACRRMAA, encoded by the coding sequence ATGGCCAGCATCGAATTGGGGACCTACCTTCGCGGCAACAGTGCGAAGTATCACGACTGCATCGAGGCGTGCGTCGCGTGCCTGGTGGCGTGCGAGATGTGTTCGGACGCCTGCCTGGACGAGAAGGACATCGCCATGATGCGCTCGTGCATTCGCCTCGACCGCGATTGTGCGGACGCGTGCACCGCGGCTATCCGTGCGATGAGCCGCGGTGGCCCGCTCTCGGCCGAGCTGTGCCGAGCCTGTGCCGAGGCATGCGACGCATGCGCCGCCGAGTGCGAGAAGCACGCAGGCATGGCCGAGCACTGCCGACTCTGCGCCGAAGCATGCCACAAGTGCGCCGAGGCTTGCCGTCGGATGGCCGCGTAA
- a CDS encoding YnfA family protein has protein sequence MRILESLVLFLGAGLMEIDGGYLVWLWLRNDRSVWLGALGGLLLVLYGVLPTMQPAGFDFGRVYAAYGDVFVCSGCCGRIDGIKPDVATVVGAVICLIGVGVADHAMPASGTFSRRNIARASSAAPTATALQLT, from the coding sequence GTGCGCATTTTAGAATCGCTAGTCCTGTTTCTGGGGGCCGGCCTCATGGAGATTGACGGGGGTTACCTCGTTTGGCTCTGGCTCCGCAATGACCGAAGTGTGTGGCTCGGGGCACTCGGCGGACTGCTGCTCGTCTTGTACGGCGTGTTGCCGACGATGCAACCAGCGGGCTTTGACTTTGGACGGGTCTATGCGGCGTACGGCGACGTGTTCGTCTGCTCTGGGTGCTGTGGGCGCATCGACGGCATCAAGCCCGATGTCGCCACTGTGGTTGGCGCCGTGATCTGCCTCATCGGCGTAGGCGTCGCGGACCACGCGATGCCGGCGAGTGGGACTTTCAGTCGGCGAAACATCGCGCGTGCGTCATCCGCTGCGCCGACTGCAACGGCGCTCCAACTCACATAA
- a CDS encoding MerC domain-containing protein, with translation MSKAVRVADTGGVLGAVFAALCCAGTPLIIAGLSAVGLGFLKNDAILWPLMFASLAVALWGFGGGRRIDGLTGPLIVAVLVAIALVAGVVFIHDFPAMQVIWTGVVALIGATIWNVSARRRCSATLR, from the coding sequence ATGAGCAAGGCCGTACGAGTTGCCGATACCGGCGGCGTGTTGGGTGCGGTGTTTGCCGCGCTCTGCTGCGCGGGCACGCCGCTTATCATCGCCGGTCTCTCCGCGGTGGGCCTCGGTTTCCTGAAGAACGACGCGATCCTGTGGCCGTTGATGTTCGCGTCGCTCGCCGTCGCCCTCTGGGGTTTTGGGGGTGGGCGACGCATCGACGGGCTGACGGGGCCGCTCATCGTGGCCGTGTTGGTAGCTATCGCGCTCGTCGCCGGCGTCGTCTTCATCCATGACTTTCCCGCGATGCAGGTGATCTGGACGGGCGTCGTCGCGCTGATCGGCGCAACGATCTGGAACGTCAGCGCCCGGAGACGGTGCAGCGCGACCTTGCGTTGA
- a CDS encoding heavy-metal-associated domain-containing protein: MHKPLATLGIFAVTGTIALCDLCGSSTPGRTSSFSLVPAAHAATLPAHVPSDAQPPTTPTPVTSASAAQQVAASQTITFTVKGMTCAGCVLSTRKVLTRLPGVAKADVSYEKGTAVVTFDPAKVTEAQMIAAIKTLGYTATKVTR; the protein is encoded by the coding sequence ATGCACAAGCCACTCGCCACCCTCGGTATTTTCGCCGTCACCGGCACCATTGCGCTCTGCGACCTGTGCGGCTCGAGTACGCCGGGTCGCACCTCGTCCTTCAGCCTCGTGCCGGCCGCGCACGCTGCCACGCTGCCGGCGCATGTGCCCAGCGACGCGCAGCCCCCCACGACGCCAACACCCGTCACGTCGGCATCGGCCGCACAGCAAGTCGCGGCATCGCAGACGATTACGTTCACGGTCAAAGGCATGACATGTGCCGGATGCGTCCTGAGTACGCGGAAAGTTCTCACCCGCCTGCCCGGCGTGGCCAAAGCCGATGTGAGCTACGAGAAAGGCACAGCGGTCGTGACGTTCGATCCGGCGAAAGTGACCGAGGCGCAAATGATCGCGGCGATAAAGACCTTGGGGTACACGGCGACCAAGGTCACGCGATAA
- a CDS encoding mercuric transporter MerT family protein → MTTRELTTDQPRARRGLLAAVGAVGAAFLASLCCVGPLLFVTLGVGAGLASTFAPLQPLFTVMAVVLLALGFYVVYGRRRAPVCAPDGTCTVPRDRTRDKVLLWLAAVVALVFLTFERWSVLLL, encoded by the coding sequence ATGACGACTCGTGAACTCACCACCGATCAGCCGCGGGCGAGACGCGGGCTGCTGGCCGCCGTGGGAGCCGTGGGCGCGGCATTCTTGGCCTCGCTCTGCTGCGTCGGCCCGCTGCTGTTCGTCACGCTGGGCGTCGGCGCGGGACTCGCCAGCACGTTTGCGCCGCTGCAGCCGCTCTTCACCGTGATGGCCGTCGTGTTGTTGGCCCTCGGCTTTTACGTGGTGTACGGCCGACGCCGAGCCCCGGTGTGTGCGCCGGATGGGACCTGCACCGTCCCCCGCGACCGCACGCGCGACAAGGTCCTGCTGTGGCTTGCCGCCGTCGTGGCGCTGGTGTTCCTCACGTTCGAGCGATGGTCCGTGCTCCTGCTCTGA
- the merA gene encoding mercury(II) reductase has product MTITDHTAMTLDLTITGMTCLDCSRRVSTALERVDGVRAAHADYRAGRGQVELAPGATPAPALTGALVTAVERAGYGAAPIMPDLDDGQDAGSSAAVAAASCCASTAASASPEAVALATRCSDTPSFAGEAPTRVVQVDASGRDAETSRSTPASDFDLLILGTGGAGVAAAIQAAGMGATVGIVESETLGGTCVNVGCIPSKMLMEAAAHVHAARRGFPGIAPCEPSVNWREVVRQKDALVEELREAKYADVLASYPGVARLIGHARLLPGADGVLRVRVGDAATGRDHTARKVIVATGASAALPSIPGLDAVDALDSTSAMALDALPASMIVLGGGPVGVELGQMFARFGVRVVLVQRRAQLLPGEDLEIAAVLREALEAEGIEIHTGTSATRVERDGTEVVVHITQGTLEGQLRAERVLVATGRRPNTRDLGLEDVGVTLSPTGYIQTDAMLRTAHADVYAAGDVTGGPGYVYVAAAGGRVAAENALKALHGVGAASDAPRELDLTAVPSVTFTAPQVASVGLTEAAARAAGHHVDVSVLDMAHVPRALVSYDRRGLVKLVSETGSGRILGVHAVAPNAGEFMGEATLAVRFGLTVRDLSGTLHPYLTWVESLKHAAQGGSMGVAKLSCCA; this is encoded by the coding sequence GTGACCATCACCGACCACACCGCGATGACGTTGGACCTCACGATCACGGGCATGACCTGCCTCGATTGCTCCCGACGCGTCTCCACGGCGCTTGAGCGCGTTGACGGTGTCCGGGCGGCCCATGCCGACTATCGGGCTGGCCGTGGGCAGGTTGAACTCGCGCCTGGCGCGACGCCCGCCCCTGCGCTGACGGGCGCGCTCGTCACGGCGGTCGAGCGCGCCGGGTATGGTGCAGCGCCGATCATGCCCGACCTCGATGACGGCCAAGATGCAGGATCGAGCGCCGCCGTCGCCGCCGCGTCGTGCTGCGCCTCGACGGCTGCGTCCGCATCACCCGAGGCCGTGGCGCTAGCAACGCGGTGTTCGGACACGCCATCGTTCGCCGGCGAGGCACCAACCCGCGTCGTGCAAGTCGACGCGTCCGGCCGCGACGCCGAAACTAGTCGATCCACGCCGGCCTCGGACTTCGACCTGCTCATCCTCGGCACGGGCGGCGCGGGCGTCGCTGCGGCCATCCAGGCGGCCGGGATGGGTGCAACGGTCGGTATCGTGGAAAGCGAGACGCTGGGCGGCACGTGCGTCAACGTCGGCTGCATACCGTCCAAGATGCTCATGGAGGCGGCGGCGCACGTCCATGCAGCCCGACGGGGGTTCCCCGGGATCGCGCCCTGCGAACCGTCCGTCAACTGGCGTGAAGTCGTCCGACAGAAGGACGCGCTGGTGGAGGAGCTGCGCGAGGCCAAGTACGCCGACGTGCTCGCGAGCTATCCCGGCGTCGCGCGCTTGATCGGGCACGCACGGCTGCTGCCGGGTGCGGACGGTGTGCTGCGCGTGCGTGTGGGCGATGCCGCGACGGGGCGAGATCATACGGCCCGCAAGGTGATTGTGGCCACCGGCGCCTCGGCGGCGCTCCCGTCGATTCCGGGCCTCGACGCGGTCGATGCGCTCGACAGCACGAGCGCGATGGCCCTGGACGCGCTGCCGGCGTCGATGATCGTGCTCGGCGGCGGTCCCGTGGGCGTCGAGCTCGGGCAGATGTTCGCGCGCTTTGGCGTTCGGGTCGTGCTCGTCCAACGGCGTGCACAATTGCTTCCGGGCGAAGATCTGGAGATCGCGGCCGTGCTGCGCGAGGCGCTCGAAGCCGAGGGGATCGAGATCCACACGGGTACGAGCGCGACCCGCGTTGAGCGCGACGGCACCGAGGTCGTTGTGCACATCACCCAAGGCACGCTCGAGGGGCAGCTCCGGGCCGAGCGCGTGCTCGTCGCCACGGGCCGTCGTCCGAACACGCGTGATCTGGGGTTGGAGGACGTCGGGGTGACGCTGTCGCCGACTGGCTATATCCAGACCGATGCCATGCTGCGCACCGCGCACGCAGACGTGTACGCGGCCGGTGACGTGACCGGCGGCCCGGGCTACGTGTATGTGGCGGCCGCTGGTGGGCGTGTGGCGGCGGAGAATGCGTTGAAGGCTCTGCACGGCGTCGGCGCCGCGAGTGACGCACCACGCGAACTCGACCTAACCGCTGTCCCGAGCGTGACCTTCACGGCGCCGCAGGTCGCGTCGGTGGGTCTGACCGAGGCGGCCGCGCGCGCTGCGGGTCATCATGTCGACGTGAGCGTACTAGACATGGCTCACGTTCCCCGTGCGCTGGTGAGCTACGACCGGCGCGGTCTCGTAAAACTCGTTAGCGAGACGGGCTCCGGCCGCATTCTGGGCGTGCACGCGGTCGCTCCCAATGCGGGTGAGTTCATGGGCGAGGCGACGCTCGCGGTGCGCTTTGGGCTGACCGTGCGCGATCTCTCAGGCACGCTGCACCCATATCTCACGTGGGTCGAGAGCCTCAAACACGCCGCGCAGGGCGGCTCGATGGGCGTCGCGAAGTTGAGCTGCTGCGCATGA